The Streptomyces seoulensis genome contains a region encoding:
- a CDS encoding glycerophosphodiester phosphodiesterase, which yields MTHAPHHTIQVVAHRGASEDAPEHTLAAYRKAIEDGADALECDVRLTADGHLVCVHDRRVNRTSNGRGAVSALELSDLSALDFGSWKSRGGRDEEPDWEHRPEDREETSVLTLERLLGLVADAGRRVELAIETKHPTRWAGQVEERLLTLLRRYGLHAPASPEASPVRVMSFSARSLHRVHAAAPTLPLVLLAQFVTPRLRDGRLPEGVTIAGPSIRIARSHPAYVRRLKEAGHQVHVWTVNEPADVDLCVGLGVDAIITNRPRAVLDRLGR from the coding sequence GTGACCCACGCACCACACCACACCATCCAGGTCGTCGCCCACCGTGGAGCCTCCGAGGACGCGCCCGAACACACCCTGGCCGCCTACCGCAAGGCGATCGAGGACGGCGCGGACGCCCTGGAGTGCGACGTACGGCTCACCGCCGACGGACATCTGGTCTGCGTCCACGACCGCCGCGTGAACCGCACCTCCAACGGCCGCGGAGCCGTCTCCGCGCTGGAGCTGTCCGACCTCTCGGCCCTCGACTTCGGCTCCTGGAAGAGCCGCGGCGGCCGGGACGAGGAGCCCGACTGGGAGCACCGGCCCGAGGACCGCGAGGAGACGTCGGTACTCACCCTGGAACGCCTGCTGGGACTCGTGGCCGACGCCGGGCGCCGCGTGGAACTGGCCATCGAGACCAAGCACCCCACCCGCTGGGCCGGCCAGGTCGAGGAACGGCTGCTCACCCTGCTGCGACGCTACGGGCTGCACGCCCCCGCCTCCCCCGAAGCCTCCCCGGTCCGCGTGATGAGCTTCTCCGCCCGCTCCCTGCACCGGGTGCACGCCGCCGCCCCGACCCTGCCCCTGGTACTCCTCGCCCAGTTCGTCACCCCCCGCCTGCGCGACGGACGCCTGCCCGAGGGCGTCACGATCGCGGGCCCCTCGATCCGGATCGCCCGCAGCCACCCGGCGTACGTACGGCGGCTCAAGGAGGCCGGTCACCAGGTGCACGTGTGGACCGTGAACGAGCCCGCGGACGTGGACCTCTGTGTCGGCCTGGGCGTCGACGCCATCATCACCAACCGCCCGCGCGCGGTGCTGGACCGCCTCGGCCGCTGA
- a CDS encoding bifunctional DNA primase/polymerase, translated as MATSARRAGTPVLAHALSAAERGLAVIPLSRRKLPALRSPHRADPAHPPCHGECGRFGHGVHDASADPARVRALFAAAPWATGYGIACGLPPHHLIGVDLDTKPGTDSPAALLALAARHGFTVPETVVVLTPSGGRHLWLTGPPDVAVPNSASRLAPGIDIRGAGGYLVGPGSRGTHGTYTTAPGTARLRPAPCPPALLDLLLPPPPRPARAPSADGGTALVHFVRTAHEGERNARLFWAACRAHEQGTGPSLTPHLLDAALDAGLPEPEARATLTSAARRAGYGG; from the coding sequence ATGGCCACTTCCGCCCGCCGGGCCGGGACACCGGTCCTCGCCCACGCGCTGTCGGCCGCCGAGCGCGGCCTGGCCGTCATCCCCCTGTCCCGGAGGAAGCTCCCCGCGCTGCGCTCCCCGCACCGGGCCGACCCCGCGCACCCGCCCTGCCACGGCGAGTGCGGCCGCTTCGGGCACGGGGTGCACGACGCCTCCGCCGACCCCGCCCGCGTGCGCGCGCTCTTCGCCGCGGCGCCCTGGGCCACCGGGTACGGCATCGCCTGCGGCCTGCCCCCGCACCATCTGATCGGCGTCGACCTGGACACCAAGCCCGGCACGGACTCCCCGGCGGCGCTGCTGGCCCTGGCGGCGCGGCACGGGTTCACGGTCCCGGAGACGGTCGTCGTCCTCACTCCGAGCGGCGGCCGTCATCTGTGGCTCACCGGGCCACCGGACGTGGCGGTCCCCAACTCGGCGAGCCGGCTGGCCCCCGGCATCGACATCAGGGGAGCCGGGGGCTACCTGGTCGGCCCCGGTTCGCGGGGCACCCACGGCACGTACACGACGGCGCCGGGCACCGCCCGCCTGCGCCCGGCGCCCTGCCCGCCGGCCCTGCTGGACCTCCTCCTGCCCCCGCCGCCCCGCCCGGCACGGGCACCCTCCGCCGACGGGGGCACCGCCCTGGTCCACTTCGTCCGCACCGCGCACGAGGGCGAGCGCAACGCCCGCCTCTTCTGGGCGGCCTGCCGCGCCCACGAACAGGGCACGGGCCCCTCCCTGACCCCGCACCTGCTCGACGCGGCCCTCGACGCAGGCCTGCCGGAACCGGAGGCCCGCGCCACCCTCACCTCGGCGGCGCGGAGAGCGGGGTACGGGGGCTAG
- a CDS encoding bifunctional DNA primase/polymerase, with protein sequence MREILGRRHGLPSRRDDDGPEPIDAASTFAATWRWPVVPGAAPDPQGPTGCSCSDPGCTVPGAHPGDPGLLAATTDARMVRWWWTSRPDAPVVLATGGQAPCAVSLPAEAGARALALLDRRGMRLGPVVAAPHRWAILVKPYSMEQLGELLYAKDFVPGSLRFHGEGGYLALPPSATGQGEVRWERAPLPGSASPWVPDVEAVVDTVVDALTRTGVSAPEL encoded by the coding sequence ATGCGCGAGATCCTCGGAAGGCGGCACGGACTCCCGTCCCGGCGGGACGACGACGGCCCGGAGCCGATCGACGCGGCCTCGACCTTCGCGGCGACGTGGCGGTGGCCCGTGGTGCCGGGCGCGGCCCCCGACCCGCAGGGCCCGACGGGCTGCTCCTGCTCCGACCCCGGATGCACGGTGCCCGGCGCCCACCCCGGTGACCCCGGCCTCCTCGCGGCCACGACCGACGCCCGCATGGTGCGCTGGTGGTGGACGAGCCGGCCGGACGCGCCGGTCGTCCTCGCCACCGGCGGCCAGGCGCCCTGCGCGGTCAGCCTGCCCGCCGAGGCCGGCGCCCGTGCGCTCGCGCTGCTCGACCGGCGCGGCATGCGGCTCGGCCCGGTCGTCGCCGCCCCGCACCGCTGGGCGATCCTCGTGAAGCCCTACTCGATGGAGCAGTTGGGCGAACTGCTGTACGCCAAGGACTTCGTCCCCGGCTCGCTCCGCTTCCACGGCGAGGGCGGTTATCTCGCCCTTCCGCCCTCCGCGACCGGCCAGGGCGAGGTCCGCTGGGAGCGCGCCCCGCTGCCCGGCTCCGCTTCCCCCTGGGTGCCCGACGTGGAGGCCGTGGTGGACACGGTGGTCGACGCCCTCACTCGTACGGGTGTGAGCGCGCCCGAGTTGTAG
- a CDS encoding PP2C family protein-serine/threonine phosphatase, whose protein sequence is MNAPHPPKVAGIDPTVPTPAHTVAPAPPAPEAGPAPDVPAGTPPPVAAPDAPGSLLQDQLAGWVSDLTTLHELTERMCRTSALQDALEELLRAGAALVGARRGLVALEPGDGLGPRTSLGLGLGRADLGHIETVPRDALLTDGTGGPAVHADLFAEPGLDPRHREVAARLGYAASYALPLTTDSAHLGAAVWLYDEPAAPDEHHRHLVGRYLRQAAQHLALLLEVERTRACAATLTEELLPSRLPRLPGVQLAVRHRTGPRGGGDWYDALPLPDAALGLSVGSATGSGPGAVAAMGRLRASLRAYAVMEGEDPVAVLSDLELLLRLTEPARSATALFAYCEPAARRITLAGAGHSPPLLTGERRTEYVETSLSAPLGMLACWEAPSVEFRVEPGETVLLYTDGLLQRTGEAMDRAFARLHSAAAGVPRALRGDPGAVADHVLRTLLPDDGTGDDEDVVLLAARFD, encoded by the coding sequence ATGAATGCCCCTCACCCTCCGAAAGTGGCCGGAATCGATCCCACGGTTCCCACTCCAGCCCACACTGTCGCGCCCGCACCGCCCGCCCCGGAAGCCGGTCCCGCACCGGACGTCCCGGCAGGTACCCCGCCCCCCGTCGCCGCCCCGGACGCCCCCGGCAGCCTGCTCCAGGACCAACTGGCCGGCTGGGTCTCCGACCTCACCACCCTTCATGAGCTGACCGAGCGGATGTGCAGAACGTCCGCACTGCAGGACGCACTTGAGGAACTGCTGCGCGCCGGTGCCGCCCTCGTGGGCGCCCGGCGCGGTCTGGTCGCGCTGGAACCCGGCGACGGACTCGGCCCCCGCACCTCCCTCGGCCTCGGCCTCGGCCGCGCCGACCTCGGTCACATCGAGACCGTCCCGCGTGACGCCCTGCTGACCGACGGCACCGGCGGCCCGGCCGTCCACGCCGACCTGTTCGCCGAGCCCGGACTCGACCCCCGTCACCGAGAGGTCGCCGCCCGCCTCGGCTACGCCGCCAGCTACGCCCTGCCGCTGACCACCGACAGCGCCCACCTCGGCGCCGCCGTCTGGCTCTACGACGAACCGGCCGCCCCCGACGAACACCACCGACATCTGGTCGGCCGCTACCTCCGCCAGGCCGCCCAACACCTCGCCCTGCTGCTGGAGGTGGAGCGCACGCGCGCGTGCGCGGCGACCCTCACCGAGGAACTGCTGCCCTCCCGGCTGCCCCGTCTCCCCGGCGTCCAGCTCGCCGTGCGGCACCGCACCGGCCCGCGCGGCGGCGGCGACTGGTACGACGCGCTGCCGCTGCCCGACGCCGCCCTCGGCCTCTCCGTGGGCTCGGCCACCGGCAGCGGTCCGGGTGCCGTCGCCGCGATGGGCCGGCTCCGCGCCTCCCTGCGGGCCTACGCCGTGATGGAGGGCGAGGACCCGGTGGCCGTCCTGTCCGACCTGGAGCTGCTGCTGCGGCTGACCGAGCCCGCCCGCTCGGCCACCGCCCTGTTCGCCTACTGCGAGCCCGCCGCACGCCGGATCACCCTGGCCGGCGCCGGGCACAGTCCGCCGCTGCTGACCGGGGAGCGGCGCACCGAGTACGTCGAGACCTCCCTGTCCGCCCCGCTCGGCATGCTCGCCTGCTGGGAGGCGCCCAGCGTGGAGTTCCGCGTCGAGCCCGGGGAGACGGTGCTGCTCTACACCGACGGGCTGCTGCAGCGTACCGGCGAGGCGATGGACCGGGCCTTCGCGCGGCTGCACTCGGCCGCGGCGGGCGTGCCGCGCGCCCTGCGCGGCGACCCCGGAGCCGTCGCCGACCACGTCCTGCGCACCCTCCTGCCGGACGACGGCACCGGCGATGACGAGGACGTGGTCCTGCTGGCGGCCCGCTTCGACTGA
- a CDS encoding DUF5926 family protein yields MAKKRPQTKGKRPQPHGAEGEVPVVGAREACPCGSGRRYKACHGRAAAHAVTELVQRPFEGLASECDWVALRELVPAATVELTLKDGLPEGVPSVTLATVLPMAWPALRRDDGSVLLGLQNDTASGDISRDLADTLQRALVAEPGTPVEGRRAPSGTPRLQDLLDDGAAFEPVVHSGFEFWVPDAENATPEVSASLERANSAAIPTVKLSGVDAAYWCETPEKNHLRWVMPHEEEHLLDALARLHTAGTSSLGEGTRLVGSFRAHGLTVPVWDLPSGVGAEEIEKPAAEFAERLAAALAVTEPLTPEERRARGGLTNRQVTLS; encoded by the coding sequence ATGGCCAAGAAGCGACCCCAGACCAAGGGCAAGCGCCCGCAGCCGCACGGGGCCGAGGGCGAGGTTCCGGTCGTCGGCGCCCGCGAGGCGTGCCCCTGCGGCAGCGGCCGCCGCTACAAGGCGTGCCACGGCCGCGCGGCCGCGCACGCGGTGACCGAGCTGGTGCAGCGCCCGTTCGAGGGCCTGGCGAGCGAGTGCGACTGGGTGGCGCTGCGCGAGCTGGTCCCGGCCGCCACCGTCGAACTGACCCTGAAGGACGGCCTGCCCGAGGGCGTCCCCTCGGTCACGCTGGCCACCGTGCTGCCGATGGCGTGGCCCGCGCTGCGCCGCGACGACGGCTCGGTGCTGCTCGGCCTGCAGAACGACACCGCCTCCGGCGACATCAGCCGCGACCTCGCCGACACGCTCCAGCGTGCCCTGGTGGCCGAGCCCGGCACCCCGGTCGAGGGCCGCCGCGCCCCCTCCGGCACCCCCCGGCTCCAGGACCTGCTGGACGACGGCGCCGCGTTCGAGCCGGTCGTGCACAGCGGCTTCGAGTTCTGGGTGCCGGACGCGGAGAACGCCACCCCGGAGGTGTCCGCCTCCCTGGAGCGGGCCAACTCCGCCGCGATCCCCACGGTGAAGCTGTCCGGCGTGGACGCCGCGTACTGGTGCGAGACCCCGGAGAAGAACCACCTGCGCTGGGTGATGCCGCACGAGGAGGAGCACCTGCTCGACGCGCTGGCCCGGCTGCACACGGCGGGCACCTCCAGCCTGGGCGAGGGCACCCGGCTGGTCGGCTCGTTCCGCGCGCACGGCCTGACCGTGCCGGTGTGGGACCTGCCGAGCGGGGTCGGTGCCGAGGAGATCGAGAAGCCGGCCGCCGAGTTCGCCGAGCGGCTCGCCGCGGCCCTCGCGGTCACCGAGCCGCTCACCCCCGAGGAGCGCCGGGCGCGCGGCGGTCTCACCAACCGCCAGGTCACCCTGAGCTGA
- a CDS encoding LysR family transcriptional regulator, giving the protein MLERIEIECFLTLARELHFGRTAERLGVTTGRVSQVIRKLERRVGGPLFERNSRSVRITPVGQRLADDLAPLVDGMADALRRAADASRGVTGELRVAFLGEWTAPALLKAVGLFRERHPECRVVVREARLADSRASLLDGSVDVLIASFPFDGMACGADLLVEGRVLAVPAGHPLAGEESVSLEVLADHPVVQYPAVTSAAFKRDRTPDRTPSGRPIPKGPAGASFSEMLTLVALGLGVLPVGEHSRRYYPRPDIAYVPLHDAPPIRRGPVWRAGNTTARVREFVRAAADVARDTP; this is encoded by the coding sequence ATGCTGGAGCGGATCGAGATCGAGTGCTTCCTGACGCTCGCGCGGGAGCTGCACTTCGGGCGCACCGCCGAGCGGCTGGGTGTCACGACCGGGCGGGTCAGCCAGGTGATCCGGAAGCTGGAGCGGCGGGTCGGGGGCCCGCTGTTCGAGCGGAACAGCAGGAGTGTCCGGATCACACCCGTGGGGCAGCGCCTCGCCGACGATCTCGCGCCCCTGGTCGACGGCATGGCGGACGCCCTCCGCCGGGCCGCTGACGCCAGCCGCGGGGTCACCGGAGAGCTGCGCGTGGCCTTCCTGGGCGAGTGGACGGCGCCCGCGCTGCTGAAGGCGGTCGGGCTGTTCCGCGAGCGGCACCCCGAGTGCCGGGTCGTCGTACGGGAGGCGCGCTTGGCCGACTCCCGCGCGAGTCTGCTCGACGGCTCGGTGGACGTGCTGATCGCCTCGTTCCCGTTCGACGGCATGGCCTGCGGGGCCGACCTGCTGGTGGAGGGGCGGGTGCTCGCCGTCCCGGCCGGGCATCCGCTCGCGGGCGAGGAGTCCGTGTCGCTCGAGGTGCTCGCGGACCACCCCGTCGTGCAGTACCCGGCGGTCACCTCCGCCGCCTTCAAACGGGACCGCACCCCCGACCGCACCCCCTCGGGCCGCCCGATACCGAAGGGCCCCGCCGGAGCCTCGTTCTCCGAGATGCTGACCCTGGTCGCCCTGGGCCTCGGAGTCCTCCCGGTGGGCGAGCACTCGCGCCGCTACTACCCCCGGCCCGACATCGCCTACGTACCCCTGCACGACGCTCCGCCCATCCGGCGCGGGCCGGTGTGGCGGGCGGGGAACACGACGGCGCGCGTGCGGGAGTTCGTGCGAGCCGCGGCGGACGTGGCGCGAGACACTCCCTAG
- a CDS encoding ATP-binding protein — translation MRRRNETGRFPVQAIGASTPWRGAKEVSGVALVVAQEVPASSSMAVPHGPAGVGKARHRMRAQLLGGGVPETVVDDAALILSELLSNACTHGRPLGGARAGDGAVRAAWRIDPRGRLIVEVTDGGGPTRPAPATPSVTAHGGRGLSIIDALADDWGVRDDVPGEVTVWVVVHADVHDPDAGGPRESFATRVTTAPPVAALAELGFTDTFEALD, via the coding sequence ATGCGTCGCCGGAACGAGACTGGCCGGTTTCCGGTACAGGCCATTGGGGCATCCACACCGTGGCGTGGGGCGAAGGAGGTCTCGGGGGTGGCGTTGGTGGTGGCACAGGAGGTGCCCGCGTCGTCGAGCATGGCCGTACCTCATGGCCCTGCGGGCGTGGGGAAGGCGAGACACCGGATGCGGGCGCAACTGCTCGGCGGCGGGGTCCCGGAGACGGTCGTGGACGACGCCGCACTGATTCTGTCGGAACTGCTGAGCAACGCGTGCACACACGGGCGCCCGCTGGGCGGGGCCCGGGCCGGGGACGGCGCGGTGCGCGCGGCCTGGCGGATCGACCCGCGCGGACGGCTCATCGTGGAGGTGACGGACGGCGGCGGCCCGACCCGCCCGGCTCCGGCCACCCCCTCGGTCACCGCGCACGGCGGCCGGGGCCTGAGCATCATCGACGCGCTCGCCGACGACTGGGGTGTACGGGACGACGTACCGGGCGAGGTCACGGTCTGGGTCGTGGTCCACGCCGACGTGCACGATCCCGATGCCGGCGGCCCGCGCGAATCTTTCGCTACGCGCGTCACCACCGCCCCGCCGGTCGCCGCGCTGGCCGAACTGGGCTTCACGGACACCTTTGAGGCCCTGGACTGA
- a CDS encoding S1C family serine protease — translation MSTENEGNAVPPAPSAPPVPVASPAASPQGSVPDAGATAQLPPVPPGPPGAPEQHPYGPGATQSYGAPEGSWPPPPPPGTPGYGEAGAGGAGGGWGASYQQPAPKPAGGGRGGLIAAVLVAALVAGGLGGGLGYTLAKDNDGQGSTTVTAADNGASQVKRAPGTIAGVASKALPSTVTIEAESTSGEGGTGTGFVFDTQGHIVTNNHVVAEAVDGGKLSATFPDGRKYDAEVVGHAQGYDVAVIKLKNAPSDLKPLSLGNSDQVAVGDETIAIGAPFGLSNTVTTGIISAKNRPVASSDGSSGSKASYMSALQTDASINPGNSGGPLLNASGAVIGINSAIQSTSGGSFGSGQSGSIGLGFAIPINQAKYVAQQLIKNGKPVYAKIGASVSLEESSNGAKITDQGTGGAAAVEPSGPAAKAGLKPGDVITKLDDSVIDSGPTLIGEIWTHKPGDKVKVTYQRGGDTRTVDLTLGSRVGDS, via the coding sequence GTGAGCACCGAGAACGAGGGCAACGCGGTACCCCCGGCCCCGTCCGCACCTCCTGTGCCGGTGGCATCTCCCGCTGCTTCCCCGCAGGGCAGCGTGCCCGACGCGGGCGCGACGGCTCAGCTTCCGCCGGTGCCCCCCGGCCCGCCCGGAGCGCCGGAGCAGCATCCGTACGGACCCGGCGCCACCCAGTCCTACGGCGCCCCCGAGGGCTCCTGGCCGCCCCCGCCGCCGCCCGGCACGCCTGGCTACGGCGAGGCGGGCGCGGGCGGCGCGGGCGGTGGCTGGGGTGCCTCCTACCAGCAGCCGGCGCCGAAGCCGGCCGGCGGCGGGCGCGGCGGGCTGATCGCCGCGGTGCTGGTGGCCGCGCTGGTCGCGGGCGGTCTGGGCGGCGGCCTCGGCTACACCCTCGCCAAGGACAACGACGGCCAGGGCTCCACCACCGTCACCGCCGCCGACAACGGCGCCTCGCAGGTCAAGCGGGCGCCGGGCACCATCGCGGGCGTGGCGTCCAAGGCGCTGCCCAGCACGGTGACCATCGAGGCGGAGAGCACCAGCGGCGAGGGCGGCACCGGCACCGGGTTCGTCTTCGACACCCAGGGCCACATCGTCACCAACAACCACGTGGTGGCCGAGGCGGTCGACGGCGGCAAGCTGTCCGCCACCTTCCCGGACGGCCGTAAGTACGACGCCGAGGTCGTGGGGCACGCCCAGGGCTACGACGTGGCCGTCATCAAGCTGAAGAACGCCCCCTCCGACCTCAAGCCGCTCTCGCTGGGCAACTCCGACCAGGTGGCGGTGGGCGACGAGACGATCGCCATCGGCGCCCCCTTCGGGCTGTCCAACACGGTGACCACGGGCATCATCAGCGCCAAGAACCGCCCGGTGGCCTCCAGCGACGGCAGCTCCGGCAGCAAGGCGTCCTACATGAGCGCCCTGCAGACCGACGCGTCGATCAACCCGGGCAACTCCGGCGGACCGCTGCTCAACGCCTCCGGTGCGGTGATCGGCATCAACTCCGCCATCCAGTCCACCAGCGGCGGCAGCTTCGGCTCCGGCCAGTCCGGCTCGATCGGCCTCGGCTTCGCCATCCCGATCAACCAGGCCAAGTACGTGGCCCAGCAGCTCATCAAGAACGGCAAGCCGGTCTACGCCAAGATCGGCGCCTCGGTCTCCCTGGAGGAGTCCAGCAACGGCGCGAAGATCACCGACCAGGGCACGGGCGGCGCGGCCGCGGTGGAGCCGAGCGGCCCCGCCGCGAAGGCGGGCCTCAAGCCGGGCGACGTCATCACCAAGCTGGACGACTCCGTGATCGACAGCGGTCCCACCCTGATCGGCGAGATCTGGACCCACAAGCCCGGCGACAAGGTCAAGGTCACCTACCAGCGGGGCGGCGACACCCGCACCGTCGACCTCACCCTCGGCTCCCGGGTCGGCGACAGCTAG
- a CDS encoding SigE family RNA polymerase sigma factor, with product MTAPVCTSASAAAAPARQTLPHPRLASAATSLYPSFASYVRARHPALLRTARSLTANPSDAEDLLQTALAKTYVAWERIEDHRALDGYVRRALLNTRTSQWRRRRVDEYVCDELPEPEPRPGAEDPAERQALRDAMWRAILRLPARQRAMVVLRYYEDLSEVQTAELLGVSVGTVKSAVSRALGKLREDPELGLAR from the coding sequence ATGACCGCACCCGTCTGCACCAGCGCCTCGGCCGCCGCCGCACCAGCGCGGCAGACTCTCCCCCACCCCCGGCTCGCCTCGGCCGCGACCTCGCTCTACCCCTCCTTCGCGTCCTACGTCCGCGCCCGCCACCCCGCCCTGCTGCGCACCGCCCGCTCGCTGACCGCCAACCCGAGCGACGCCGAGGACCTGCTGCAGACCGCGCTGGCCAAGACCTACGTCGCCTGGGAGCGCATAGAGGACCACCGGGCGCTCGACGGCTATGTGCGCCGCGCCCTGCTCAACACCCGTACCTCGCAGTGGCGCAGGCGCCGGGTGGACGAGTACGTCTGCGACGAGCTGCCCGAGCCCGAGCCGCGTCCCGGCGCCGAGGACCCGGCCGAGCGGCAGGCGCTGCGCGACGCGATGTGGCGGGCGATCCTGCGCCTGCCCGCGCGCCAGCGGGCCATGGTCGTCCTGCGCTACTACGAGGACCTCAGCGAGGTCCAGACCGCCGAGCTGCTCGGTGTCTCCGTCGGCACCGTGAAGTCCGCCGTCTCCCGCGCCCTGGGCAAGCTCCGCGAGGACCCCGAGCTGGGCCTGGCCCGCTGA
- a CDS encoding VOC family protein codes for MRVKAFDHLVLNVADVERSLGFYTALLGLEPEGVDEWRAGKAPFPSVRISPDTIIDIVAGPRHESNVDHFCLVVDPLDWTEVIGSGRFTVLEGPVQRSGARGEATSVYVQDPDGNTIELRWYPQDAGS; via the coding sequence CTGCGCGTCAAGGCCTTCGACCACCTGGTCCTCAACGTCGCCGACGTCGAACGCTCCCTCGGCTTCTACACCGCCCTCCTCGGCCTGGAGCCGGAGGGCGTGGACGAGTGGCGGGCCGGCAAGGCGCCGTTCCCCTCCGTCCGCATCTCCCCGGACACGATCATCGACATCGTCGCGGGCCCGCGGCACGAGTCCAACGTCGACCACTTCTGCCTGGTCGTGGACCCCCTCGACTGGACCGAGGTCATCGGATCGGGCCGCTTCACCGTCCTGGAAGGCCCGGTACAGCGCTCGGGCGCGCGGGGCGAGGCCACGTCGGTCTACGTCCAGGACCCGGACGGCAACACGATCGAGCTGCGCTGGTACCCGCAGGACGCGGGGTCCTAG
- a CDS encoding aminopeptidase P family protein, with protein MSDELNPAVPDEATEAEEPIKQRKNGLYPGVSDELAENMRSGWADTELRDLAPVPQAAETARRRAALSARFPGERLVIPAGNLKTRSNDTEYAFRASTEYAYLTGNQSEDGVLVLEPAAGGHRATIYLLPRSDRENGEFWLSGQGELWVGRRHSLTESEALYGIPAADVRELAGELREATGPVRVVRGHDAGIESALTDKVTAERDEELRVFLSEARLVKDDFEVGELQKAVDSTVRGFEDVVKVLDKAEATSERYIEGTFFLRARVEGNDIGYGSICASGAHACTLHWVRNDGPVRSGDLLLLDAGVETHTLYTADVTRTLPVDGTYTDLQRKIYDAVYEAQEAGIAAVKPGAKFRDFHDASQRVLAEKLVEWGLVEGPVERVLELGLQRRWTLHGTGHMLGMDVHDCAVARTETYVDGTLEPGMVLTVEPGLYFQADDLTVPAEYRGIGVRIEDDILVTTDGNRNLSAGLPRRSDEVEAWMASLKG; from the coding sequence GTGTCCGACGAGCTCAACCCGGCCGTTCCCGACGAGGCCACCGAGGCCGAGGAGCCCATCAAGCAGCGAAAGAACGGCCTCTACCCCGGTGTCTCCGACGAGCTGGCGGAGAACATGCGCTCCGGCTGGGCCGACACCGAGCTGCGTGACCTGGCGCCCGTCCCGCAGGCCGCCGAGACCGCCCGCCGCCGCGCCGCGCTGTCCGCCCGCTTCCCCGGCGAGCGCCTGGTGATCCCCGCGGGCAACCTGAAGACCCGCTCGAACGACACCGAGTACGCCTTCCGCGCCTCCACCGAGTACGCCTACCTCACCGGCAACCAGAGCGAGGACGGCGTCCTGGTCCTGGAGCCGGCCGCCGGGGGCCACCGCGCGACCATCTACCTGCTGCCCCGCTCCGACCGCGAGAACGGCGAGTTCTGGCTCTCCGGCCAGGGCGAGCTGTGGGTCGGCCGCCGCCACTCCCTCACCGAGTCCGAGGCGCTGTACGGCATCCCCGCCGCCGACGTCCGCGAGCTGGCCGGCGAACTGCGCGAGGCCACCGGCCCGGTCCGCGTGGTGCGCGGCCACGACGCCGGGATCGAGTCGGCCCTGACCGACAAGGTCACCGCCGAGCGCGACGAGGAACTGCGCGTCTTCCTCTCCGAGGCCCGCCTGGTCAAGGACGACTTCGAGGTCGGCGAGCTGCAGAAGGCCGTCGACTCCACCGTGCGCGGCTTCGAGGACGTGGTGAAGGTCCTCGACAAGGCCGAGGCCACGTCCGAGCGCTACATCGAGGGCACCTTCTTCCTCCGCGCGCGCGTGGAGGGCAACGACATCGGCTACGGCTCGATCTGCGCCTCCGGCGCGCACGCCTGCACCCTGCACTGGGTGCGCAACGACGGCCCGGTCCGCTCCGGCGACCTGCTGCTGCTCGACGCGGGCGTGGAGACCCACACCCTCTACACCGCCGACGTCACCCGCACCCTCCCGGTCGACGGCACCTACACCGACCTCCAGCGCAAGATCTACGACGCGGTGTACGAGGCCCAGGAGGCCGGCATCGCGGCGGTGAAGCCCGGCGCCAAGTTCCGCGACTTCCACGACGCCTCCCAGCGCGTGCTCGCCGAGAAGCTCGTGGAGTGGGGCCTGGTCGAGGGCCCGGTCGAGCGTGTCCTGGAGCTGGGCCTCCAGCGCCGCTGGACCCTGCACGGCACCGGCCACATGCTCGGCATGGACGTCCACGACTGCGCGGTCGCCCGTACCGAGACCTACGTCGACGGCACGCTGGAGCCCGGCATGGTCCTCACCGTCGAGCCCGGCCTGTACTTCCAGGCCGACGACCTGACCGTGCCCGCGGAGTACCGGGGCATCGGCGTCCGGATCGAGGACGACATCCTCGTCACCACCGACGGCAACCGGAACCTCTCGGCGGGCCTGCCGCGCCGCTCCGACGAGGTCGAGGCGTGGATGGCGTCGCTCAAGGGCTGA